The DNA region ACAAAAGATTTCAGCGTCGCATGCGCAAAGCCCTTTTGTCGAATTTGCACTTTACCAAGCATATTTAGATAGAGAGAATTACAACAAAGCACACGAAGTTATAAAATCTTTAGATATTTTAGAGCTAAACAAGAATGACAGATCAAGACAAAAATACCTTTTAGGAAATATTCTTACAAAACTTTGGAAAGATAAAGATGCGCAAAAAGCTTATCAAGAGGCTATTGACGCAGATAAAAATTCCGCATGGGCTGGGCTTGCAAAAAGTGCCAAAGAGCTGTAGGTGCTAACCGCAAAAAACTGATTATTGAATTTTTGGATTGCTTCTTGTCTTTGCGAAGCTATAGCTGAAGTAATCCATTGCCCAGAACAAGAAATTTTTGCAATTTAAATATCAATATATCTTGATATTTAGTTATAATTCTATGATTTGAATATTTCAAGGAGACATATGGAGCTGTTTTTACAAACTGTCGGCTCAATTTACGACGAGACGAGAGTTAAGATACTCAAGTTTATAAACCAAAACGGCGAGGTTTGCGTTTGTGATATAGAAAATTCGTTTGATATGATTCAGTCCCGTATCTCAAGACATCTAAAAATACTCAAAGAGGGCGGCTTTTTAAGAGTAGAGAGAAGAGGGACTTGGGCGTACTACTCTGTCCGCTCTCCGCTTGATGAGTTTAGACTCTCCGTGTTAAAAGAGATAGATTCGCTTGATATTGATATTCCAGAACTAAATAAAGGGTGTAGTATATGATAGTTTCAAGTCTGATTTTTCTAATGACGCTGATTTTTGTTATATGGCAGCCAAAAGGACTTAAAATCGGTACAACCGCAATTGTCGGCGCGGTTGCATCGATAATCTTTGGAACGGTAAGTTTTGGCGATGTTCTCATTGTGAGCAACATTGTTTGGGATGCGACGCTGGCGTTTATCGGTATCATAATTATGTCTATGGTCTTGGATGAGATAGGTTTTTTTGAGTGGTGTGCCATAAAAATGGCAAAGCTCAGCCGAGGTAACGGGCATCTTATGTTTGTTTACGCTCTGCTTTTGGGTGCATTTGTCTCTGCCCTTTTTGCAAACGACGGTGCAGCACTAATCCTCACACCCATACTTTTGGCAAAGATGAGACTGCTTAAGTTAAACGCAAAAACTATCATAGCATTTTTGCTTGCGGGCGGATTTATAAGCGACTCTGCATCGCTTCCGTTTGTCTTTTCAAACCTTACAAATATAGTTACGGCGAACTACTTTAGCATCGGATTTGTTGAGTATTTGAGCGTGATGATTGTGCCGTTTGTAGTAAGCGTGATTGTCTCCATAGTGGTTTTATGGCTTGTTCTGAAAAACGATATACCAAAAACAATAGATGTAAATCTACTTAAAAACCCAGATGAAGTCCTAAAAAGCAAGCCGCTTTTTTATATGTCGTGGCTCTTTTTGGCTCTTTTGCTCGTCGCTTATTTTATAGGAGATGCTTATCATCTGCCGATTTCGCTCTTTGCACTGGGCGGAGGGCTTCTCTTTTTGGCTCTTGCTTCGTACATGAAAGCGGCTCATGCAGGAGGAACCATAAAAAATGCTCCGTGGCAGGTTGTCTGGTTTAGCATAGGGCTTTACATTGTTGTTTACGGACTTAAAAATGCAGGACTGACCGACTATCTGGCTTCTGTTTTAAAAGATTTGGCAACGCATGGCGACATGGTGGCAATCATAGCGACGGGGTTTATCAGCGCGATACTCAGTGCCGTGATGAACAATATGCCAACCGTTATGATTATGGATATAGCTCTGGTTGATATACCAAATCAAGCATTGGCGTATGCAAACATCATCGGATGTAATTTAGGGCCGAAAATGACCCCTTTTGGCTCTCTTGCCACGCTGCTTTGGCTTCATGTACTTGCACAAAAAGGTGTAAAGATAGGCTTTTGGGAGTACAGCAAATTCGGGCTTCTTGTGACTCCGCCTATACTCTTTACGGTATTGGTGTCGTTATGGTTATTTGTATAAACTTAAAATAAGGAAAATAATAAAATGAGTAAAAAAGTATTATTTGCATGTATCCATAATAGCGCAAGAAGTCAGATGGCAGAAGAGCTTTTACGCAAATATGCCCCCGATGATTTTGATGTAGTGAGTGCAGGATTTGAAGTAAGCACAATTAATCCTCTAGCTATAGAAGTACTAAAAGATGAGGGTATTGACATATCAGATAAATCTACAAATTCTATATTCGAATTTTTTAAGCAGGGAAGGCATTTTAATTATGTAATAACCGTATGCGATGAGGGAAATGCTCAACGATGCCCGATTTTTCCGGGGCTTAACTATAGAATTCACTGGAGCTTTGAAGACCCTAAAACTTTTGAAGGAAGCGTAGAGGAAAAGCTGCAAAAGACAAGAGTCGTAAAAGAGAAAATCAAAGCAGAAGTTCTAAAATTTATTGAACTTGTTCGCTCAAATCAATTAAAAGAGAATTTTCCGAATAATTGGAGAGTCGGTTAATTTAAAAAAAAAGGAAAAAAATATGAAAAAAGTTTTAGTTTTATGTACTGGAAATAGTTGCAGAAGCATTATCGCAGAGGCTTTGATAAATGCTAAGTTAGAGGGTGTAGAGGCAAAAAGCAGCGGGGTAAGAGCTAGCGGGAGAGTAAATCCAAACGCTAAAAAACTGCTTGAAGAAAAAGGTATCTGGAGAGACGAGTATCACTCTAAAACTCTTGATACGGTGATAGATGAAGATTTTGACTTAGTAGTAACGGTATGCGACCACGCAAACGAAACTTGCCCGATGTTTCCACGCCCCACTCCAAAGATACATATAGGCTTTCTTGACCCAGACGGCAAGGGCTATGAGGCTTTTGAAGCAACTTACAAAGAGATAGAGGAAGTTCTGCTTCCAAAAGTTAAAGAGGCACTCG from Sulfurimonas sp. includes:
- a CDS encoding arsenate reductase ArsC, which codes for MKKVLVLCTGNSCRSIIAEALINAKLEGVEAKSSGVRASGRVNPNAKKLLEEKGIWRDEYHSKTLDTVIDEDFDLVVTVCDHANETCPMFPRPTPKIHIGFLDPDGKGYEAFEATYKEIEEVLLPKVKEALGV
- a CDS encoding arsenic transporter, translated to MIVSSLIFLMTLIFVIWQPKGLKIGTTAIVGAVASIIFGTVSFGDVLIVSNIVWDATLAFIGIIIMSMVLDEIGFFEWCAIKMAKLSRGNGHLMFVYALLLGAFVSALFANDGAALILTPILLAKMRLLKLNAKTIIAFLLAGGFISDSASLPFVFSNLTNIVTANYFSIGFVEYLSVMIVPFVVSVIVSIVVLWLVLKNDIPKTIDVNLLKNPDEVLKSKPLFYMSWLFLALLLVAYFIGDAYHLPISLFALGGGLLFLALASYMKAAHAGGTIKNAPWQVVWFSIGLYIVVYGLKNAGLTDYLASVLKDLATHGDMVAIIATGFISAILSAVMNNMPTVMIMDIALVDIPNQALAYANIIGCNLGPKMTPFGSLATLLWLHVLAQKGVKIGFWEYSKFGLLVTPPILFTVLVSLWLFV
- a CDS encoding arsenate reductase ArsC, with amino-acid sequence MSKKVLFACIHNSARSQMAEELLRKYAPDDFDVVSAGFEVSTINPLAIEVLKDEGIDISDKSTNSIFEFFKQGRHFNYVITVCDEGNAQRCPIFPGLNYRIHWSFEDPKTFEGSVEEKLQKTRVVKEKIKAEVLKFIELVRSNQLKENFPNNWRVG
- a CDS encoding metalloregulator ArsR/SmtB family transcription factor, producing the protein MELFLQTVGSIYDETRVKILKFINQNGEVCVCDIENSFDMIQSRISRHLKILKEGGFLRVERRGTWAYYSVRSPLDEFRLSVLKEIDSLDIDIPELNKGCSI